A genomic segment from Octopus sinensis linkage group LG4, ASM634580v1, whole genome shotgun sequence encodes:
- the LOC115210589 gene encoding uncharacterized protein LOC115210589 yields the protein MLYEIESIVKDFDSIYSFLKDKKVLSSSTPICSKCHREMTLIKHNQEKIFRCPTHKGEKESITKKSYLENSRLKLHDFIHVIYCWGSNLTITGAIAMTGLSKSTVIQWYQYMRDICSNNLINNPYQIGGVGHVVEVDESLMCKRKYNRRRTPQERWVFGGYDREDKKGFILFVADRSSETLLPIIKKFIRPGTTIHSDCWPAYNGIAEMDVTPKYIHFTVNHSQNFVDPLTGVHTNSVECYWKNAKRKFKTMMGVHSTMVDSYLDEFLWKTVWANCIRLLDEYSETSFRMV from the coding sequence atgttGTATGAGATAGAAAGTATCGTAAAAGACTTTGACAGTATCTATTCATTCCTAAAGGACAAAAAAGTGTTGAGTTCCTCAACTCCAATTTGCTCAAAATGCCATAGAGAGATGACTCTTATAAAACACAACCAGGAAAAAATTTTTCGCTGCCCAACTCACAAAGGGGAAAAAGAGTCAATTACAAAGAAATCGTATCTCGAAAATAGCAGATTGAAACTGCACGATTTCATTCATGTTATATATTGTTGGGGCAGTAACCTAACAATAACAGGAGCAATAGCAATGACTGGATTGTCAAAATCTACCGTTATTCAATGGTATCAATACATGCGAGATATCTGTAGCAACAATCTAATCAACAATCCATACCAAATTGGTGGTGTCGGACACGTTGTTGAAGTAGATGAAAGTCTGATGTGTAAGAGAAAATACAATAGACGGAGAACGCCACAAGAGAGATGGGTCTTTGGAGGTTACGACAGAGAAGACAAAAAAGGCTTCATACTGTTCGTAGCTGACCGTTCCTCGGAAACTCTGCTACCCATCATCAAAAAATTTATTAGACCGGGCACAACAATTCATTCGGATTGCTGGCCCGCCTATAATGGTATTGCAGAAATGGATGTGACACCAAAATACATCCATTTCACAGTAAACCATTCCCAGAATTTTGTGGATCCCCTAACAGGTGTACACACAAATTCTGTGGAATGTTACTGGAAGAATgccaaaagaaaatttaaaacgaTGATGGGGGTACATTCCACCATGGTGGACTCGTACCTTGATGAGTTTCTGTGGAAAACAGTATGGGCAAACTGCATACGATTGCTTGATGAATATTCTGAAACATCTTTCAGAATGGTATAG